The Kineococcus endophyticus genome contains a region encoding:
- a CDS encoding TolB family protein, translating into MSSRRLPLLVALCVLVLGTLAVLAVAALPGQRRPPSRSVVPAQFPGYSALTAQVATNPVGAALAVYRQDAAGGVTGTTQTLVLGADGTSARRLTQAADRGSSQVPAAAVVSPDGRTVALGDGPSGTDPARASTTESAATTLPPGRVVVAPSSSAADAGAALVRPVGASSTLALVDLASGDTRVHVVPRVPVVVPVSWSPDGARLAYLGTEAPASASEAGAAPTGGTSGQLFVLDTRSDRAVAVPGAERVVAAAFSPDGSRLAYQEPGATVVHVVDPFTAGSQDGAVPGTELAAPAGAVLADGPAWSPDGTLLAFEAGGGTPSARIEFVAAQAGRGVPGAVPGRDVLGWTGAGELVHQSVPSGADGVDGGDLTVVRTDLRTGATSPYLRVPTARGHHPAGDLTLAGALLTRAVTTTSTSVDRGPWPLPVRLGLVLAAAVLAAPATAGLLRRREQLAALTAVPDWARDTTRG; encoded by the coding sequence ATGAGCTCGCGCCGCCTGCCCCTCCTCGTCGCGCTCTGCGTGCTCGTCCTGGGCACCCTCGCCGTCCTCGCCGTCGCCGCGCTGCCCGGCCAGCGACGTCCCCCGTCCCGGTCGGTGGTCCCCGCGCAGTTCCCCGGCTACAGCGCGTTGACGGCTCAGGTGGCGACGAACCCGGTCGGGGCCGCGCTCGCGGTCTACCGGCAGGACGCGGCCGGCGGCGTCACGGGCACCACGCAGACCCTCGTCCTCGGGGCGGACGGGACCAGCGCGCGGCGGCTGACGCAGGCGGCCGACCGCGGGAGCTCGCAGGTCCCGGCGGCCGCGGTGGTGTCCCCCGACGGGCGCACCGTGGCGCTCGGGGACGGTCCGTCCGGGACGGACCCCGCCCGCGCCTCGACGACCGAGTCCGCCGCGACGACCCTGCCGCCCGGACGGGTCGTGGTGGCCCCCTCCTCGTCCGCCGCGGACGCCGGTGCGGCCCTCGTCCGCCCGGTCGGCGCCAGCTCCACCCTCGCGCTCGTCGACCTGGCCTCCGGCGACACCCGCGTGCACGTCGTCCCCCGCGTCCCGGTGGTCGTCCCGGTGTCGTGGAGCCCCGACGGTGCCCGCCTCGCCTACCTCGGGACCGAGGCGCCCGCCTCCGCCTCGGAGGCCGGCGCCGCACCCACCGGGGGCACCTCCGGCCAGCTGTTCGTCCTGGACACCCGCTCGGACCGGGCCGTCGCGGTCCCCGGGGCCGAACGCGTCGTGGCGGCGGCCTTCAGCCCCGACGGGTCCCGGCTCGCCTACCAGGAACCGGGTGCGACCGTCGTGCACGTCGTCGACCCGTTCACCGCCGGTTCCCAGGACGGCGCGGTGCCGGGCACCGAGCTGGCGGCCCCGGCGGGTGCGGTCCTCGCCGACGGGCCGGCGTGGTCGCCGGACGGCACGCTGCTGGCGTTCGAGGCCGGTGGCGGCACACCGTCGGCGCGCATCGAGTTCGTCGCCGCTCAGGCGGGCCGGGGCGTGCCGGGTGCGGTCCCGGGCCGGGACGTGCTGGGCTGGACCGGAGCCGGCGAGCTCGTCCACCAGTCGGTCCCCTCGGGCGCGGACGGTGTCGACGGGGGCGACCTCACCGTCGTCCGCACGGACCTGCGCACGGGTGCGACGTCGCCCTACCTGCGGGTCCCGACGGCCCGCGGCCACCACCCCGCGGGCGACCTCACCCTGGCGGGCGCGCTCCTGACCCGGGCGGTGACGACGACCTCGACGTCGGTGGACCGCGGGCCGTGGCCGCTGCCGGTGCGCCTCGGGCTGGTGCTGGCCGCCGCCGTGCTGGCCGCCCCCGCGACGGCCGGGTTGCTGCGCCGGCGGGAGCAGCTGGCCGCGCTGACGGCGGTGCCGGACTGGGCTCGCGACACGACCAGGGGCTGA
- a CDS encoding DNA-formamidopyrimidine glycosylase family protein, with protein sequence MPEGDTVFLLARRLHARLAGRPVHRSDLRVPRFATADLSGTHLVEVVSRGKHLLTRLVPGDGAVVTEPTTLHTHLRMDGEWTVLGPGKRLPARLQPDVRVVLETDGPTAVALRMPVVELVPTALEHTVVGHLGPDLLGADLTVDERVERSVANLALRPERRIKAALLDQRNLAGIGNLWADELCFLRGRSPWAPVGDVDLPPLVRLAVKMLTFSVGPSRAPQVTTGDTRPGRQHWVSGRAGKPCLRCGTTVLVEAEVPGDPERRRTWWCPHCQPG encoded by the coding sequence GTGCCCGAGGGCGACACCGTGTTCCTGCTCGCCCGCCGCCTCCACGCCCGGCTGGCGGGGCGTCCCGTGCACCGCAGCGACCTGCGGGTGCCGCGCTTCGCGACGGCGGACCTGTCGGGGACGCACCTGGTGGAGGTCGTCTCGCGGGGCAAGCACCTGCTGACGCGTCTGGTGCCCGGGGACGGTGCGGTGGTCACCGAGCCGACGACCCTGCACACCCACCTGCGGATGGACGGCGAGTGGACGGTCCTGGGCCCGGGCAAGCGGCTGCCGGCACGCCTGCAGCCGGACGTCCGCGTCGTGCTCGAGACGGACGGGCCGACGGCGGTGGCGCTGCGGATGCCCGTCGTCGAGCTCGTCCCCACGGCCCTCGAGCACACCGTCGTCGGGCACCTCGGCCCGGACCTCCTCGGGGCGGACCTCACCGTCGACGAGCGCGTCGAGCGGTCCGTGGCGAACCTCGCGCTGCGGCCCGAGCGGAGGATCAAGGCCGCGCTCCTCGACCAGCGCAACCTGGCGGGGATCGGCAACCTCTGGGCCGACGAGCTCTGCTTCCTGCGCGGACGGTCCCCGTGGGCGCCGGTCGGGGACGTCGACCTGCCACCGCTGGTTCGCCTGGCCGTGAAGATGCTGACGTTCTCCGTGGGGCCCTCCCGGGCCCCGCAGGTCACGACGGGCGACACCCGCCCCGGCCGGCAGCACTGGGTCTCCGGCCGCGCCGGGAAACCCTGCCTGCGGTGCGGGACGACGGTGCTCGTCGAGGCCGAGGTGCCCGGGGACCCCGAACGCCGGCGCACGTGGTGGTGCCCGCACTGCCAGCCCGGGTGA
- a CDS encoding carbohydrate ABC transporter permease, translated as MTTLHQVPAPRTRKLPWRSWGTFLLLAGPNVALLVVFVYKPLVQNVQYSLLHWNLGSDTATYVGLQNYVNYFTNPKTPTVLLTTLVFAVVTVGGCMALGLALARLLDRNLRGRTFVRAAVFAPYVLSGVAVGMCWLFVFDPQYGLVSGLLRAVGIGSPNWYNDPDWALAMVCVVYLWKYVGYVAIIYLAALQSVPHDILEAAQIDGASPLRTFWSIVFPLLSPTTFFLGVTVFIESNAGGSFDIIRAMTKGGPLEGTTTMVYQVYQEAFVDGSAGYASAIATLLFLALLVVTVVQMVVVERKVHYR; from the coding sequence TTGACGACCCTCCACCAGGTTCCCGCACCGCGCACCCGGAAACTCCCGTGGCGGTCGTGGGGAACCTTCCTGCTGCTCGCCGGGCCCAACGTCGCGCTCCTCGTCGTGTTCGTCTACAAGCCCCTCGTGCAGAACGTCCAGTACTCGCTGCTGCACTGGAACCTCGGTTCCGACACCGCGACGTACGTCGGGCTGCAGAACTACGTGAACTACTTCACGAACCCGAAGACCCCGACGGTCCTGCTGACGACCCTCGTCTTCGCGGTCGTCACGGTCGGCGGCTGCATGGCGCTCGGCCTCGCGCTGGCGCGCCTGCTCGACCGGAACCTGCGCGGCCGCACGTTCGTCCGCGCCGCCGTCTTCGCGCCGTACGTCCTGTCGGGCGTCGCGGTCGGCATGTGCTGGCTGTTCGTCTTCGACCCGCAGTACGGCCTGGTCTCCGGCCTGCTGCGCGCCGTCGGGATCGGTTCGCCGAACTGGTACAACGACCCCGACTGGGCCCTGGCGATGGTCTGCGTCGTCTACCTGTGGAAGTACGTCGGGTACGTCGCGATCATCTACCTGGCCGCGCTGCAGTCGGTGCCGCACGACATCCTCGAGGCCGCGCAGATCGACGGTGCCTCGCCCCTGCGGACGTTCTGGTCCATCGTCTTCCCGCTGCTGTCCCCGACGACGTTCTTCCTCGGCGTCACGGTGTTCATCGAGTCCAACGCCGGCGGGTCCTTCGACATCATCCGCGCCATGACCAAGGGCGGGCCGCTGGAGGGCACGACGACGATGGTCTACCAGGTCTACCAGGAGGCCTTCGTCGACGGTTCCGCCGGCTACGCCTCGGCGATCGCGACCCTGCTGTTCCTCGCCCTGCTCGTCGTGACGGTCGTCCAGATGGTCGTCGTGGAACGGAAGGTGCACTACCGGTGA
- a CDS encoding carbohydrate ABC transporter permease — protein sequence MSVQEKATSGSGRIPAPRSGDGGPARPRRRRVDVLGYAGLVVAGLVMVVPMLWMLLASFKQRNEIYTIPSQWLPHALQWQNYADVFATVPFAHFLLNSVITTVAGAGLKVVLGLMCAYALVFVEFPAKRLVFLVVLAALMVPPQVTLIPNYTLIAQIGWLNSYQGIVLPGLASSLGTFLFRQHFQTLPASVLEAATLDGAGHWRRLWQFVVPLSAPTVSAVALVSVVGEWNQYLWPLLVTDRSEMMTLPVGLTLLQNNDGITNWGVLMAGTVLVMLPILLVFLFFQRRLVAGLAAGALAN from the coding sequence GTGAGCGTCCAGGAGAAGGCCACCTCCGGCTCCGGCCGGATCCCGGCCCCGCGGTCCGGGGACGGCGGACCCGCGCGTCCCCGTCGGCGCCGCGTCGACGTCCTCGGGTACGCCGGCCTCGTCGTGGCGGGCCTCGTCATGGTCGTCCCGATGCTCTGGATGCTGCTCGCGTCCTTCAAGCAGCGCAACGAGATCTACACGATCCCGTCGCAGTGGCTGCCGCACGCGCTGCAGTGGCAGAACTACGCCGACGTGTTCGCGACGGTCCCGTTCGCGCACTTCCTGCTCAACAGCGTCATCACGACCGTGGCGGGCGCCGGGCTGAAGGTCGTCCTGGGGCTCATGTGCGCCTACGCGCTGGTGTTCGTCGAGTTCCCCGCCAAGCGCCTCGTCTTCCTCGTCGTCCTCGCGGCCCTCATGGTGCCGCCGCAGGTGACGCTCATCCCGAACTACACGCTCATCGCGCAGATCGGCTGGCTGAACTCCTACCAGGGGATCGTGCTCCCCGGGCTGGCCAGCTCGCTCGGCACGTTCCTGTTCCGCCAGCACTTCCAGACGCTGCCCGCCTCCGTCCTGGAGGCGGCGACGCTCGACGGTGCCGGGCACTGGCGACGGCTGTGGCAGTTCGTCGTACCGCTCTCGGCGCCGACCGTCTCGGCCGTCGCGCTCGTCTCGGTCGTGGGGGAGTGGAACCAGTACCTGTGGCCGCTGCTCGTCACCGACCGGTCCGAGATGATGACCCTGCCGGTGGGTCTGACCCTGCTGCAGAACAACGACGGCATCACCAACTGGGGCGTCCTCATGGCCGGCACCGTGCTGGTCATGCTGCCGATCCTGCTCGTCTTCCTCTTCTTCCAGCGCCGGCTCGTGGCGGGTCTCGCCGCGGGTGCGCTCGCCAACTGA
- a CDS encoding ABC transporter substrate-binding protein: protein MNSSSLVMPRRGVLGLAGLGAAGLGLAACSGPSTASSSGGTVSASSTDWSKVTPADSVTVWTNHPGSSQAVEAEFLNRWNKDNSDIKVEFVTAGSNYDEISQKFQAALTGSDLPDLVLLSDVWWFRYALNGQLAPLQDLLPAAGITTSNYQKGLYADYQYEGSQWAVPYCRSTPVFYYNKAHWAKAGLPDRGPQTWSEFEEWLPKLQAAGTGAQAPYGLGKGTGNASWIFQNMIWGMGGALSDEWTMTVDSDKVLAASDYLRSYITKGYAAVSSSDQASDFGAGLYSSVIGSTGSLSGILKAANFEVGNAFLPGGSAGQFTPTGGAGFAIPVKRTPEQQLAAARFLAFLAEDDNTAYFSQNTGYMPVTTGAVNSSTMQQVYAQTPLFKTAVDQLSKTRTQDYARVFVPGGDQSTVTAWEKVMLQGAASKDAWGTAQGEVEQSYTSDVKPLLKS from the coding sequence GTGAACAGCTCCTCCCTCGTCATGCCCCGGCGCGGCGTGCTCGGCCTCGCCGGCCTCGGTGCGGCCGGACTCGGCCTCGCGGCCTGCTCGGGCCCGTCCACCGCGTCCTCCTCCGGCGGGACCGTCAGCGCCTCCTCGACCGACTGGTCCAAGGTCACCCCGGCCGACTCCGTGACCGTCTGGACCAACCACCCCGGCTCGTCCCAGGCCGTCGAGGCCGAGTTCCTGAACCGCTGGAACAAGGACAACTCCGACATCAAGGTCGAGTTCGTCACGGCCGGTTCGAACTACGACGAGATCTCCCAGAAGTTCCAGGCCGCCCTCACCGGGTCGGACCTGCCCGACCTGGTCCTGCTGAGCGACGTCTGGTGGTTCCGATACGCCCTCAACGGCCAGCTCGCCCCCCTGCAGGACCTGCTGCCGGCCGCCGGGATCACGACATCGAACTACCAGAAGGGCCTGTACGCCGACTACCAGTACGAGGGCTCGCAGTGGGCGGTGCCGTACTGCCGCTCGACGCCGGTCTTCTACTACAACAAGGCCCACTGGGCCAAGGCCGGTCTGCCCGACCGCGGTCCGCAGACCTGGTCGGAGTTCGAGGAGTGGCTGCCGAAGCTGCAGGCCGCCGGCACGGGGGCGCAGGCCCCCTACGGCCTCGGGAAGGGCACGGGCAACGCCTCCTGGATCTTCCAGAACATGATCTGGGGCATGGGCGGCGCGCTGTCGGACGAGTGGACCATGACGGTCGACAGCGACAAGGTGCTCGCGGCGAGCGACTACCTGCGGTCGTACATCACCAAGGGGTACGCGGCGGTCTCCTCCTCCGACCAGGCCTCCGACTTCGGGGCGGGCCTGTACTCCTCCGTCATCGGGTCCACCGGGTCGCTCTCCGGGATCCTCAAGGCGGCGAACTTCGAGGTCGGCAACGCCTTCCTGCCCGGTGGCTCCGCCGGCCAGTTCACCCCCACGGGTGGCGCCGGGTTCGCGATCCCGGTCAAGCGCACGCCCGAGCAGCAGCTCGCCGCGGCGAGGTTCCTGGCCTTCCTGGCCGAGGACGACAACACGGCCTACTTCTCCCAGAACACCGGGTACATGCCGGTCACGACGGGGGCCGTGAACTCCTCGACGATGCAGCAGGTGTACGCGCAGACCCCGCTGTTCAAGACGGCCGTCGACCAGCTGTCCAAGACCCGCACCCAGGACTACGCCCGCGTCTTCGTCCCGGGCGGGGACCAGTCCACCGTCACGGCGTGGGAGAAGGTCATGCTCCAGGGCGCCGCCTCGAAGGACGCGTGGGGCACCGCGCAGGGCGAGGTCGAGCAGTCCTACACGTCCGACGTGAAGCCGCTGCTGAAGTCCTGA
- a CDS encoding glycerophosphodiester phosphodiesterase, which produces MNRPPARPPARPLVIAHRGSSAHAPENTLAAFEVALRAGADLLELDVRLDGDGVPVVLHDETLDRTTDSSGAVAELPSSVVRAADAGSWFSPAFAGQRVPTLREVVDLVALHGSGGLLVEFKGTWAPAAVAGAVATLRTAGVADRSVVQSFEVETVRALRDVAPDVRRALLVLHPGPPAAADGLEPSLRDLAHDPFTALSTPAGQARVQAERAVADLGVMAVNPYVATLVASPHVVAEHHAAGVATYPWTVDEPRLWADLLRHRVDGIITDDPGRLRGFLDAREVRASQDEALEDRQELTLAATRQGAPATRLTPA; this is translated from the coding sequence GTGAACCGACCGCCCGCCCGTCCGCCCGCCCGGCCGCTGGTCATCGCGCACCGGGGGAGCTCGGCGCACGCCCCCGAGAACACCCTCGCCGCCTTCGAGGTGGCGCTGCGCGCAGGTGCCGACCTGCTCGAGCTCGACGTGCGGCTCGACGGGGACGGGGTCCCCGTCGTCCTGCACGACGAGACCCTCGACCGGACCACGGACTCCTCCGGTGCCGTGGCGGAGCTGCCCAGTTCCGTCGTCCGGGCGGCGGACGCCGGTTCCTGGTTCTCGCCGGCCTTCGCGGGTCAGCGGGTCCCGACGCTGCGCGAGGTCGTCGACCTGGTGGCGCTGCACGGGTCCGGCGGGCTCCTCGTGGAGTTCAAGGGGACGTGGGCCCCGGCGGCGGTCGCGGGAGCGGTCGCGACGCTGCGGACGGCCGGGGTGGCCGACCGCAGCGTCGTGCAGAGCTTCGAGGTGGAGACCGTCCGGGCGCTGCGGGACGTGGCCCCGGACGTGCGCCGGGCGCTGCTGGTCCTGCACCCCGGCCCGCCCGCGGCGGCCGACGGGCTGGAGCCGTCGCTGCGGGACCTGGCGCACGACCCGTTCACCGCGCTGTCGACCCCGGCGGGGCAGGCGCGCGTGCAGGCCGAGCGGGCCGTCGCCGACCTCGGCGTCATGGCGGTCAACCCGTACGTCGCGACGCTGGTCGCCAGCCCGCACGTCGTCGCCGAGCACCACGCCGCCGGGGTGGCGACGTACCCGTGGACGGTGGACGAACCCCGCCTCTGGGCGGACCTGCTGCGCCACCGCGTCGACGGGATCATCACCGACGACCCGGGCCGGCTCCGCGGTTTCCTCGACGCGCGCGAGGTCCGCGCATCGCAGGACGAGGCCCTCGAGGACCGTCAGGAGCTGACCCTGGCCGCCACGCGGCAGGGCGCCCCGGCCACCAGGCTCACCCCCGCGTGA
- a CDS encoding alpha/beta hydrolase — protein sequence MRFRALPALPALLAATVLVAGCSGTAPDHRTMPPGAGGSSATAAGGPASPSSQTPTATRTHTPDGQQFVTKNFGAENVLETTLQGAASGVTMKVWVWTPPQYDDPAYVHKDFPVLFLYPGGDGATYNNWTDRSYSAQEVVDSGSRDGSVLPFVFVMPEMQVSKDVDTECTDIPGQPKVGTFLDTDVPAMVQHDFRVLPPGKGWGTAGASSGAYCAAAIALRKPGEYGAVVSIAGYFDMETKLPHKDAATLAQYPTALAPTFPGTLAWLLVAGTDSPEDVTQAQRFSGLVKSPSTAQVSLQDGGKHLTTSFKAAMPEVFAFFSKHLSGPRPQ from the coding sequence GTGAGGTTCCGTGCACTCCCCGCGCTCCCGGCCCTGCTCGCCGCCACCGTCCTCGTCGCCGGCTGCTCCGGCACGGCCCCGGACCACCGCACCATGCCGCCCGGGGCGGGCGGGTCCTCCGCGACCGCCGCGGGTGGCCCGGCGTCCCCGTCGTCGCAGACCCCCACGGCCACCCGCACGCACACCCCGGACGGGCAGCAGTTCGTCACCAAGAACTTCGGCGCGGAGAACGTGCTGGAGACGACGCTGCAGGGCGCGGCGTCGGGCGTGACGATGAAGGTCTGGGTCTGGACCCCGCCGCAGTACGACGACCCCGCCTACGTGCACAAGGACTTCCCGGTGCTGTTCCTGTACCCCGGGGGCGACGGCGCCACGTACAACAACTGGACCGACCGGTCCTACTCGGCACAGGAGGTCGTGGACTCCGGCTCCCGCGACGGCTCGGTCCTGCCCTTCGTGTTCGTCATGCCGGAGATGCAGGTCTCGAAGGACGTCGACACGGAGTGCACCGACATCCCGGGGCAGCCGAAGGTCGGCACGTTCCTCGACACCGACGTCCCGGCGATGGTGCAGCACGACTTCCGGGTGCTGCCGCCGGGCAAGGGCTGGGGCACCGCGGGCGCGTCGTCCGGGGCCTACTGCGCGGCCGCGATCGCGCTGCGCAAACCCGGGGAGTACGGGGCGGTGGTGAGCATCGCGGGGTACTTCGACATGGAGACCAAGCTCCCCCACAAGGACGCGGCGACGCTCGCGCAGTACCCCACCGCCCTCGCGCCGACGTTCCCCGGCACCCTGGCCTGGCTCCTCGTCGCGGGGACCGACAGCCCCGAGGACGTCACGCAGGCGCAGCGGTTCTCGGGCCTGGTGAAGTCCCCCTCGACGGCCCAGGTCTCCCTGCAGGACGGGGGGAAGCACCTGACGACGTCGTTCAAGGCGGCGATGCCGGAGGTGTTCGCCTTCTTCAGCAAGCACCTCAGCGGGCCCCGGCCGCAGTGA
- the hisS gene encoding histidine--tRNA ligase, which translates to MASKVVPARGMRDVLPVEKARREHALHVIREVYRSFGFDEVETPALEDLSRMESGQGGENEKMLFKVLRRGLAADEAVLPADAADLALRFDLTVPLTRYVASNAGALRMPFKALQIGPVWRAERPQKGRYRQFVQCDIDILGEAGSLAEVELVTATHTALTRLGLTGTTLRLNDRGVLTGLLTGCGFDESDHGSVLITVDKNDKVGLHGVVAELRSKGFGDEPVAALEKALTDLLPLRDVARLGDGALPETVPAASIERLQEIAAAVAVAAPDLDVQFDVTLVRGMGYYTGPIFEMSLPGGGSSIAGGGRYDGMVGRFTGRDVPAAGFSIGFERIIDEVSLPADAAPAVALVHPAGVDAGELLRKQRELQAGGARVALVKQAKRLQPLFDALVAEGYSQVVRARVEDGRLTFSEPSPLEAS; encoded by the coding sequence ATGGCTTCCAAGGTGGTCCCCGCACGGGGCATGCGCGACGTCCTGCCGGTCGAGAAGGCTCGCCGGGAGCACGCGCTGCACGTCATCCGCGAGGTCTACCGCTCGTTCGGCTTCGACGAGGTCGAGACGCCGGCGCTGGAGGACCTGTCCCGCATGGAGTCGGGGCAGGGCGGCGAGAACGAGAAGATGCTCTTCAAGGTCTTGCGCCGCGGTCTGGCCGCCGACGAGGCCGTCCTGCCCGCGGACGCCGCCGACCTCGCGTTGCGCTTCGACCTGACGGTCCCCCTCACCCGGTACGTCGCCTCGAACGCCGGTGCCCTGCGGATGCCGTTCAAGGCGCTGCAGATCGGGCCGGTGTGGCGGGCGGAACGGCCGCAGAAGGGCCGTTACCGCCAGTTCGTCCAGTGCGACATCGACATCCTCGGCGAGGCGGGCAGCCTCGCGGAGGTCGAGCTCGTCACGGCCACCCACACCGCCCTCACCCGGCTGGGTCTGACCGGCACGACGCTGCGGCTCAACGACCGCGGGGTGCTCACGGGGTTGCTGACGGGGTGCGGGTTCGACGAGTCCGACCACGGCAGCGTCCTCATCACCGTCGACAAGAACGACAAGGTCGGCCTCCACGGGGTCGTCGCGGAACTGCGCTCGAAGGGTTTCGGCGACGAGCCCGTCGCCGCGCTGGAGAAGGCGCTGACGGACCTGCTGCCCCTGCGTGACGTCGCGCGCCTCGGGGACGGGGCCCTGCCCGAGACGGTTCCCGCCGCGTCGATCGAGCGGCTGCAGGAGATCGCGGCGGCCGTCGCCGTCGCGGCCCCGGACCTCGACGTGCAGTTCGACGTCACGCTCGTGCGCGGCATGGGGTACTACACCGGGCCCATCTTCGAGATGTCCCTGCCCGGTGGGGGTTCCTCCATCGCCGGCGGCGGCCGGTACGACGGCATGGTCGGTCGGTTCACCGGCCGCGACGTGCCGGCGGCGGGTTTCTCGATCGGGTTCGAGCGCATCATCGACGAGGTCTCGCTGCCCGCCGACGCGGCGCCGGCCGTGGCCCTCGTGCACCCCGCCGGCGTCGACGCGGGGGAACTGCTGCGCAAGCAGCGCGAACTGCAGGCCGGCGGCGCCCGGGTGGCCCTGGTCAAGCAGGCCAAGCGGCTGCAGCCGTTGTTCGACGCGCTCGTCGCCGAGGGCTACTCGCAGGTCGTGCGGGCCCGCGTCGAGGACGGCCGGCTCACGTTCTCCGAGCCGTCCCCCCTCGAGGCGAGCTGA
- a CDS encoding mannitol dehydrogenase family protein, translated as MTPPVPLNTQNLAEIGKDVPVPSYDRSQVTPGIVHLGVGGFHRAHQAMYLDRLMNDGKALDWGIRGIGVLPHDARMKEVMDAQDGLYTLVLKDPDGSREPRVIGSILDFLHAPADPDAAVEAMADPRIRIVSLTVTEGGYNIDAVTGEFVLDEPAVAADLAEGAVPGTTFGLVTEALRRRRDRGVPPFTVMSCDNVQGNGHVAHKVFVAFATAKDAELGAWVDANVRFPNCMVDRITPGTTDDDRAEVRDRFGVEDAWPVVCEPFVQWVLEDDFGLGRPPYEDAGVQVVDDVEPYELMKLRLLNASHQALCYFGYLAGYRLVHEVAQDPLFARFLLGYMEREGSPTLPPVPGIDLDAYRHELVHRFSNGEVRDTVARLCNESSDRIPKWVLPVIREQIAAGGEFHRATAVVASWARYAEGVDEQGERIEVSDRIAERLVATAQRNREEPTAFIADRSLFGDLADDEAFVAEYTATLASLHARGARATLEEIVARG; from the coding sequence GTGACCCCGCCCGTGCCCCTGAACACCCAGAACCTGGCCGAGATCGGCAAGGACGTCCCGGTCCCGTCCTACGACCGCTCGCAGGTGACGCCGGGGATCGTGCACCTCGGCGTCGGGGGGTTCCACCGCGCCCACCAGGCCATGTACCTCGACCGGCTGATGAACGACGGCAAGGCGCTGGACTGGGGCATCCGCGGGATCGGCGTGCTGCCGCACGACGCGCGGATGAAGGAGGTCATGGACGCCCAGGACGGCCTCTACACGCTCGTCCTGAAGGACCCCGACGGTTCGCGCGAACCGCGGGTCATCGGCTCCATCCTCGACTTCCTGCACGCCCCGGCCGACCCGGACGCCGCGGTGGAGGCGATGGCCGATCCTCGGATCCGCATCGTCTCGCTCACCGTCACCGAGGGCGGCTACAACATCGACGCCGTCACCGGGGAGTTCGTCCTCGACGAGCCCGCGGTGGCCGCCGACCTCGCCGAGGGGGCGGTCCCGGGGACGACGTTCGGTCTCGTCACCGAGGCCCTGCGCCGCCGCCGCGACCGCGGCGTGCCGCCGTTCACCGTCATGTCGTGCGACAACGTCCAGGGCAACGGGCACGTCGCGCACAAGGTGTTCGTCGCCTTCGCCACGGCGAAGGACGCCGAGCTGGGCGCGTGGGTCGACGCGAACGTGCGGTTCCCCAACTGCATGGTCGACCGCATCACCCCCGGCACCACCGACGACGACCGCGCCGAGGTCCGCGACCGGTTCGGCGTCGAGGACGCCTGGCCCGTCGTCTGCGAGCCGTTCGTGCAGTGGGTGCTGGAGGACGACTTCGGCCTGGGCCGCCCGCCCTACGAGGACGCCGGCGTGCAGGTCGTCGACGACGTCGAACCGTACGAGCTGATGAAGCTGCGGCTGCTGAACGCCAGCCACCAGGCGCTGTGCTACTTCGGGTACCTGGCCGGCTACCGCCTCGTGCACGAGGTCGCGCAGGACCCGCTGTTCGCCCGCTTCCTCCTCGGCTACATGGAGCGCGAGGGCTCGCCCACGCTGCCGCCGGTCCCGGGGATCGACCTCGACGCCTACCGCCACGAGCTCGTGCACCGGTTCTCCAACGGCGAGGTGCGCGACACCGTCGCGCGCCTGTGCAACGAGAGCTCGGACCGCATCCCGAAGTGGGTGCTGCCCGTCATCCGCGAGCAGATCGCCGCCGGAGGGGAGTTCCACCGCGCCACGGCCGTCGTGGCGAGCTGGGCCCGTTACGCCGAGGGCGTCGACGAGCAGGGCGAGCGCATCGAGGTGTCCGACCGCATCGCGGAGCGGCTCGTCGCGACGGCGCAGCGCAACCGCGAGGAGCCGACGGCCTTCATCGCCGACCGTTCGCTCTTCGGCGACCTCGCTGACGACGAGGCCTTCGTCGCCGAGTACACCGCCACGCTCGCGTCCCTGCACGCCCGCGGCGCCCGCGCGACCCTCGAGGAGATCGTCGCCCGCGGCTGA